One window from the genome of Anser cygnoides isolate HZ-2024a breed goose chromosome 8, Taihu_goose_T2T_genome, whole genome shotgun sequence encodes:
- the SPATA46 gene encoding spermatogenesis-associated protein 46 isoform X3, with the protein MESFVVPSLPVGAMPCGTRRGSLKPPCPWDPGSLPAGIPKAVGAASSSASSLPPALPPCLCSSAWDSPTWPQAAASPGSELPARTIYRPWFSPYSYFTCTAAASQQHLSSGLAIGAQEPEEADNLSETICSSSCSSEEPQPSQQGRQTTSRVSITVRDILAAARGQPVPQHGYKCRACCRVFPTLWALKTHIQHSSQEGYSCKAYYRKLKVLLEKEHQAQEAEAPPGTRAAPAAAGGHCSIAAAASAINATRSRACCSPGRHGCAAAPR; encoded by the exons ATGGAGAGCTTTGTCGTGCCGTCCCTGCCAGTGGGGGCCATGCCCTGTGGCACCAGGAGGGGCAGCCTGAagcccccctgcccctgggACCCCGGCAGCCTGCCTG CAGGAATCCCGAAGGCTGTGggtgctgcctccagcagcGCCAGCTCACTacccccagcgctgcccccgTGCCTGTGCAGCTCCGCGTGGGACAGCCCCACCTGGCCGCAGG CCGCAGCCTCGCCGGGCAGCGAGCTCCCTGCTCGCACCATCTACCGGCCCTGGTTCTCACCGTACAGCTACTTCACCTGCAccgcagcagcctcccagcagcaCCTCTCCTCCGGCCTGGCCATCGGCGCCCAGGAGCCAGAGGAAGCCGACAACCTCTCGGAGACCatctgctcttcctcctgctcctcggAGGAGCCGCAGCCCTCCCAGCAGGGCCGGCAGACCACCAGCAGGGTGAGCATCACCGTGCGGGACATCCTCGCGGCTGCGCGGGGGCAGCCGGTGCCGCAGCACGGCTACAAGTGCAGGGCGTGCTGCCGCGTCTTCCCCACGCTCTGGGCGCTCAAGACCCACATCCAGCACAGCTCCCAGGAGGGCTACAGCTGCAAGGCGTACTACCGCAAGCTCAAGGTCCTGCTGGAGAAGGAGCACCAGGCGCAGGAGGCCGaggccccccccggcacccgagcagccccggccgccgcggGAGGGCACTGCTCCATCGCTGCGGCCGCCAGCGCAATAAACGCCACGCGGAGCAGGGCCTGCTGCTCTCCCGGGAGGCACGGCTGCGCCGCAGCCCCTCGCTGA
- the SPATA46 gene encoding spermatogenesis-associated protein 46 isoform X4 — MESFVVPSLPVGAMPCGTRRGSLKPPCPWDPGSLPGIPKAVGAASSSASSLPPALPPCLCSSAWDSPTWPQAAASPGSELPARTIYRPWFSPYSYFTCTAAASQQHLSSGLAIGAQEPEEADNLSETICSSSCSSEEPQPSQQGRQTTSRVSITVRDILAAARGQPVPQHGYKCRACCRVFPTLWALKTHIQHSSQEGYSCKAYYRKLKVLLEKEHQAQEAEAPPGTRAAPAAAGGHCSIAAAASAINATRSRACCSPGRHGCAAAPR, encoded by the exons ATGGAGAGCTTTGTCGTGCCGTCCCTGCCAGTGGGGGCCATGCCCTGTGGCACCAGGAGGGGCAGCCTGAagcccccctgcccctgggACCCCGGCAGCCTGCCTG GAATCCCGAAGGCTGTGggtgctgcctccagcagcGCCAGCTCACTacccccagcgctgcccccgTGCCTGTGCAGCTCCGCGTGGGACAGCCCCACCTGGCCGCAGG CCGCAGCCTCGCCGGGCAGCGAGCTCCCTGCTCGCACCATCTACCGGCCCTGGTTCTCACCGTACAGCTACTTCACCTGCAccgcagcagcctcccagcagcaCCTCTCCTCCGGCCTGGCCATCGGCGCCCAGGAGCCAGAGGAAGCCGACAACCTCTCGGAGACCatctgctcttcctcctgctcctcggAGGAGCCGCAGCCCTCCCAGCAGGGCCGGCAGACCACCAGCAGGGTGAGCATCACCGTGCGGGACATCCTCGCGGCTGCGCGGGGGCAGCCGGTGCCGCAGCACGGCTACAAGTGCAGGGCGTGCTGCCGCGTCTTCCCCACGCTCTGGGCGCTCAAGACCCACATCCAGCACAGCTCCCAGGAGGGCTACAGCTGCAAGGCGTACTACCGCAAGCTCAAGGTCCTGCTGGAGAAGGAGCACCAGGCGCAGGAGGCCGaggccccccccggcacccgagcagccccggccgccgcggGAGGGCACTGCTCCATCGCTGCGGCCGCCAGCGCAATAAACGCCACGCGGAGCAGGGCCTGCTGCTCTCCCGGGAGGCACGGCTGCGCCGCAGCCCCTCGCTGA
- the SPATA46 gene encoding spermatogenesis-associated protein 46 isoform X5, translating into MESFVVPSLPVGAMPCGTRRGSLKPPCPWDPGSLPAAASPGSELPARTIYRPWFSPYSYFTCTAAASQQHLSSGLAIGAQEPEEADNLSETICSSSCSSEEPQPSQQGRQTTSRVSITVRDILAAARGQPVPQHGYKCRACCRVFPTLWALKTHIQHSSQEGYSCKAYYRKLKVLLEKEHQAQEAEAPPGTRAAPAAAGGHCSIAAAASAINATRSRACCSPGRHGCAAAPR; encoded by the exons ATGGAGAGCTTTGTCGTGCCGTCCCTGCCAGTGGGGGCCATGCCCTGTGGCACCAGGAGGGGCAGCCTGAagcccccctgcccctgggACCCCGGCAGCCTGCCTG CCGCAGCCTCGCCGGGCAGCGAGCTCCCTGCTCGCACCATCTACCGGCCCTGGTTCTCACCGTACAGCTACTTCACCTGCAccgcagcagcctcccagcagcaCCTCTCCTCCGGCCTGGCCATCGGCGCCCAGGAGCCAGAGGAAGCCGACAACCTCTCGGAGACCatctgctcttcctcctgctcctcggAGGAGCCGCAGCCCTCCCAGCAGGGCCGGCAGACCACCAGCAGGGTGAGCATCACCGTGCGGGACATCCTCGCGGCTGCGCGGGGGCAGCCGGTGCCGCAGCACGGCTACAAGTGCAGGGCGTGCTGCCGCGTCTTCCCCACGCTCTGGGCGCTCAAGACCCACATCCAGCACAGCTCCCAGGAGGGCTACAGCTGCAAGGCGTACTACCGCAAGCTCAAGGTCCTGCTGGAGAAGGAGCACCAGGCGCAGGAGGCCGaggccccccccggcacccgagcagccccggccgccgcggGAGGGCACTGCTCCATCGCTGCGGCCGCCAGCGCAATAAACGCCACGCGGAGCAGGGCCTGCTGCTCTCCCGGGAGGCACGGCTGCGCCGCAGCCCCTCGCTGA
- the SPATA46 gene encoding spermatogenesis-associated protein 46 isoform X1, which yields MESFVVPSLPVGAMPCGTRRGSLKPPCPWDPGSLPGEAGARGLHPGRGARSAPAGQTCLGGQGKGAPRGKGCFLGTGGVLPSQPASALLSFSPHVFPAGIPKAVGAASSSASSLPPALPPCLCSSAWDSPTWPQAAASPGSELPARTIYRPWFSPYSYFTCTAAASQQHLSSGLAIGAQEPEEADNLSETICSSSCSSEEPQPSQQGRQTTSRVSITVRDILAAARGQPVPQHGYKCRACCRVFPTLWALKTHIQHSSQEGYSCKAYYRKLKVLLEKEHQAQEAEAPPGTRAAPAAAGGHCSIAAAASAINATRSRACCSPGRHGCAAAPR from the exons ATGGAGAGCTTTGTCGTGCCGTCCCTGCCAGTGGGGGCCATGCCCTGTGGCACCAGGAGGGGCAGCCTGAagcccccctgcccctgggACCCCGGCAGCCTGCCTGGTGAGGCTGGTGCCCGCGGGCTGCACCCAGGCAGGGGGGCACGCAGTGCTCCAGCTGGGCAAACCTGCCTgggtgggcaggggaagggggccCCACGTGGCAAAGGGTGCTTTTTAGGGACCGGGGGGGTCCTGCCGTCGCAGCCCGCCTCTGCGCTGCTCTCCTTCTCACCCCACGTCTTCCCAGCAGGAATCCCGAAGGCTGTGggtgctgcctccagcagcGCCAGCTCACTacccccagcgctgcccccgTGCCTGTGCAGCTCCGCGTGGGACAGCCCCACCTGGCCGCAGG CCGCAGCCTCGCCGGGCAGCGAGCTCCCTGCTCGCACCATCTACCGGCCCTGGTTCTCACCGTACAGCTACTTCACCTGCAccgcagcagcctcccagcagcaCCTCTCCTCCGGCCTGGCCATCGGCGCCCAGGAGCCAGAGGAAGCCGACAACCTCTCGGAGACCatctgctcttcctcctgctcctcggAGGAGCCGCAGCCCTCCCAGCAGGGCCGGCAGACCACCAGCAGGGTGAGCATCACCGTGCGGGACATCCTCGCGGCTGCGCGGGGGCAGCCGGTGCCGCAGCACGGCTACAAGTGCAGGGCGTGCTGCCGCGTCTTCCCCACGCTCTGGGCGCTCAAGACCCACATCCAGCACAGCTCCCAGGAGGGCTACAGCTGCAAGGCGTACTACCGCAAGCTCAAGGTCCTGCTGGAGAAGGAGCACCAGGCGCAGGAGGCCGaggccccccccggcacccgagcagccccggccgccgcggGAGGGCACTGCTCCATCGCTGCGGCCGCCAGCGCAATAAACGCCACGCGGAGCAGGGCCTGCTGCTCTCCCGGGAGGCACGGCTGCGCCGCAGCCCCTCGCTGA
- the SPATA46 gene encoding spermatogenesis-associated protein 46 isoform X2 has protein sequence MESFVVPSLPVGAMPCGTRRGSLKPPCPWDPGSLPGEAGARGLHPGRGARSAPAGQTCLGGQGKGAPRGKGCFLGTGGVLPSQPASALLSFSPHVFPAGIPKAVGAASSSASSLPPALPPCLCSSAWDSPTWPQAAASPGSELPARTIYRPWFSPYSYFTCTAAASQQHLSSGLAIGAQEPEEADNLSETICSSSCSSEEPQPSQQGRQTTSRHSSQEGYSCKAYYRKLKVLLEKEHQAQEAEAPPGTRAAPAAAGGHCSIAAAASAINATRSRACCSPGRHGCAAAPR, from the exons ATGGAGAGCTTTGTCGTGCCGTCCCTGCCAGTGGGGGCCATGCCCTGTGGCACCAGGAGGGGCAGCCTGAagcccccctgcccctgggACCCCGGCAGCCTGCCTGGTGAGGCTGGTGCCCGCGGGCTGCACCCAGGCAGGGGGGCACGCAGTGCTCCAGCTGGGCAAACCTGCCTgggtgggcaggggaagggggccCCACGTGGCAAAGGGTGCTTTTTAGGGACCGGGGGGGTCCTGCCGTCGCAGCCCGCCTCTGCGCTGCTCTCCTTCTCACCCCACGTCTTCCCAGCAGGAATCCCGAAGGCTGTGggtgctgcctccagcagcGCCAGCTCACTacccccagcgctgcccccgTGCCTGTGCAGCTCCGCGTGGGACAGCCCCACCTGGCCGCAGG CCGCAGCCTCGCCGGGCAGCGAGCTCCCTGCTCGCACCATCTACCGGCCCTGGTTCTCACCGTACAGCTACTTCACCTGCAccgcagcagcctcccagcagcaCCTCTCCTCCGGCCTGGCCATCGGCGCCCAGGAGCCAGAGGAAGCCGACAACCTCTCGGAGACCatctgctcttcctcctgctcctcggAGGAGCCGCAGCCCTCCCAGCAGGGCCGGCAGACCACCAGCAGG CACAGCTCCCAGGAGGGCTACAGCTGCAAGGCGTACTACCGCAAGCTCAAGGTCCTGCTGGAGAAGGAGCACCAGGCGCAGGAGGCCGaggccccccccggcacccgagcagccccggccgccgcggGAGGGCACTGCTCCATCGCTGCGGCCGCCAGCGCAATAAACGCCACGCGGAGCAGGGCCTGCTGCTCTCCCGGGAGGCACGGCTGCGCCGCAGCCCCTCGCTGA